One window of the Mycobacterium haemophilum DSM 44634 genome contains the following:
- a CDS encoding sigma-70 family RNA polymerase sigma factor produces the protein MDASDTSLTARFEAARPQLGAIAYRLLGSIDDAQDAVQEAWLRLSSTDPAGGHAQTITNLEAWLTTVVARICLNTLRDRHARGREELVAQLPDPVVDPVGEFDPEHQAMLADAVGLALLVVLDTLQPTERLAFVLHDVFAVPFDQIAPIVDRTPETTRKLASRARRRIQQADPVPDANITAQREAVDAFFAAGRSGDFDRLVSVLHPDVVLRGDLGPGTAGVRAVQGASAVAKLARSYALPEREVRAATVNGAAGAVIYVAGRATAIMGFVVHDGRIAAIDVLADPQRISKLDLSAVNR, from the coding sequence ATGGATGCGTCCGACACGTCCTTAACGGCGCGCTTCGAAGCGGCTCGACCTCAGTTGGGCGCCATCGCGTACCGCTTGCTGGGCTCGATCGATGATGCTCAGGACGCCGTGCAGGAAGCGTGGCTACGGCTGAGCAGCACCGACCCGGCCGGCGGGCACGCGCAGACCATCACCAATCTGGAAGCCTGGCTGACCACCGTGGTGGCCCGCATCTGCCTGAACACGTTGCGTGACCGCCATGCCCGCGGTCGAGAGGAACTGGTTGCGCAGCTGCCAGATCCGGTCGTGGATCCAGTGGGTGAATTCGACCCCGAACACCAGGCCATGCTGGCCGACGCGGTGGGGCTGGCGCTGTTGGTGGTACTGGATACGTTGCAACCGACCGAGCGGTTGGCGTTCGTCCTGCACGACGTCTTCGCGGTACCGTTCGACCAGATCGCACCCATCGTCGATCGGACACCGGAGACAACCCGCAAGCTGGCCAGTCGCGCACGCCGGCGCATCCAGCAGGCCGATCCGGTTCCCGACGCAAACATCACCGCGCAGCGCGAAGCAGTCGACGCGTTCTTCGCGGCCGGGCGCAGCGGCGACTTCGACCGGCTGGTGTCGGTGCTGCATCCCGACGTGGTGTTGCGCGGTGACTTGGGACCCGGCACGGCCGGCGTCCGCGCTGTTCAGGGGGCGTCCGCAGTGGCCAAACTGGCCCGCAGCTACGCGCTGCCGGAACGCGAAGTGCGCGCCGCGACCGTCAACGGCGCCGCCGGCGCGGTCATCTACGTCGCCGGTCGAGCAACGGCGATCATGGGGTTCGTCGTACACGACGGGCGGATCGCCGCGATCGACGTACTGGCCGATCCGCAGCGCATCAGCAAACTCGACCTGAGCGCCGTGAACAGGTAA
- a CDS encoding MFS transporter has product MVTVGAISRSADAPVLRPTAKVAVFLLGLCALLNIYSTQPLLAELAAVFQVPVDRATWTITATTLGVAVAAPFAGSISDYLGRKRVMLAAIAITAAATVACTVAWSFGALLAFRFVQGMLIPFVFAVAVAYIAEEHAGAAAVAANALYVSGTAFGGFCSRFLSGAMATHYGWRSSFGALAVVLLVVLATTAAWLDPDRRFRRSGSLLASARGIGAHVGNGRLIGTCFVGAAILFLQVGSFTYAGLYLQAPPFGLTTFQIGAVFAVFLVAVVVTPAAGALITRVGRPCTYGLASAVSLAGLGLTLIPTTPTVVAGLAASATGVFCGQSCATGYAAAAGGAGRSSAVGLYLTSYYLGGSVGAVAPAPLYRWAGWPACAGLLAAVIVISMVVAVVAWRPDGMHR; this is encoded by the coding sequence ATGGTCACTGTCGGCGCGATCAGCCGGTCGGCTGATGCCCCAGTACTGCGGCCGACCGCCAAGGTCGCCGTTTTCCTGTTGGGGTTGTGCGCGCTGCTGAACATCTACTCGACCCAGCCTTTGCTGGCTGAACTGGCCGCGGTCTTTCAGGTGCCCGTTGACCGGGCGACGTGGACGATCACCGCGACGACGCTCGGCGTTGCAGTGGCGGCCCCGTTCGCCGGTTCGATCTCGGACTACCTGGGCCGCAAGCGGGTGATGCTTGCTGCGATCGCCATCACAGCGGCGGCCACCGTTGCGTGCACGGTCGCCTGGAGCTTCGGTGCGCTGCTGGCGTTCCGGTTCGTGCAGGGCATGCTGATCCCGTTTGTGTTCGCCGTCGCCGTCGCCTACATCGCCGAAGAACATGCCGGCGCGGCGGCGGTCGCGGCGAACGCGCTGTACGTGTCCGGCACGGCATTCGGTGGGTTCTGCAGCCGCTTTCTGTCTGGCGCGATGGCGACCCACTATGGGTGGCGCTCCTCGTTCGGTGCGCTCGCGGTCGTGCTGCTGGTTGTCCTGGCCACGACCGCGGCGTGGCTAGACCCGGACCGGCGATTCCGCCGCTCGGGTTCGCTGCTGGCCAGCGCACGCGGCATCGGTGCACACGTTGGCAACGGGCGACTGATCGGCACCTGTTTTGTCGGCGCGGCCATCTTGTTCCTGCAGGTCGGATCGTTTACCTACGCGGGGCTGTACCTGCAGGCACCGCCGTTTGGCCTGACCACGTTTCAGATCGGCGCGGTGTTCGCGGTCTTCCTGGTCGCCGTCGTCGTCACACCCGCGGCCGGAGCGCTGATCACCCGGGTCGGCCGGCCGTGCACCTACGGTCTGGCCAGCGCGGTGTCGCTGGCCGGCTTAGGCCTCACGCTCATCCCGACGACACCGACCGTGGTCGCTGGCCTCGCCGCGTCGGCCACCGGCGTGTTCTGTGGGCAATCCTGCGCCACGGGATACGCCGCCGCGGCCGGTGGTGCGGGGCGATCCAGTGCGGTCGGGCTGTATCTGACGTCCTACTATTTGGGCGGCAGCGTGGGAGCCGTGGCGCCCGCGCCGCTTTACCGGTGGGCAGGGTGGCCGGCCTGCGCCGGTTTGCTCGCCGCCGTGATCGTCATCAGCATGGTCGTCGCGGTCGTCGCCTGGCGCCCGGACGGGATGCACCGATGA
- a CDS encoding helix-turn-helix domain-containing protein encodes MTGHPEHFATRVAQRRRSLGMTLVDVNRHGGPTAPTLAKAEAGALEDPRPSTLSKFDVGLRWLPGSAASVYWGGDEPKTRQDVGKRAVLEPAGGAVALPLDRILAMMTTQAQLNDVIDGHSHEPIPSGEIRPLVDALNQHLSVIVGLYVTDLLERNHTKGGQPMQPLLEYAFAELLSAPVSADDPEKVEKLYRRWLLGRLESIDAELEASFRRRLRRRNHPREGADG; translated from the coding sequence ATGACAGGACATCCGGAGCACTTCGCCACTAGAGTTGCGCAGCGGCGCCGGAGTCTCGGAATGACGCTGGTTGATGTCAACCGCCATGGTGGACCTACCGCGCCGACGCTGGCCAAGGCAGAAGCGGGAGCACTTGAGGATCCGCGTCCCAGCACGCTGTCGAAGTTCGATGTCGGACTTCGCTGGCTACCTGGTAGTGCGGCCAGTGTCTACTGGGGCGGTGATGAGCCGAAAACTCGGCAGGACGTCGGTAAGCGCGCGGTGCTGGAGCCCGCGGGCGGGGCGGTGGCCTTGCCGCTGGACCGGATCCTGGCGATGATGACGACTCAGGCGCAACTCAACGACGTGATTGATGGCCACTCGCACGAACCCATTCCGTCCGGCGAAATCCGACCCCTCGTTGACGCCCTCAATCAGCACCTGAGCGTCATCGTCGGACTTTATGTGACAGATTTGCTCGAACGTAACCACACCAAGGGCGGCCAGCCGATGCAGCCGCTGCTGGAATACGCGTTTGCTGAGTTGCTTTCGGCGCCGGTCTCAGCAGATGATCCCGAGAAAGTTGAGAAGCTGTACCGACGATGGCTCCTAGGCCGCCTGGAAAGCATCGACGCCGAACTTGAGGCGTCATTTCGGCGGCGACTTCGACGCCGCAACCATCCACGAGAAGGGGCCGACGGATGA
- a CDS encoding alpha/beta hydrolase, whose translation MTDGIPTRGSWRSRGAVAISALTLPRITGLLQPERAWGVWMARQIIARLMGTLGPSLAGTRVEQVNSVLSDGQRVVGEWVYGPRRRATNTRRTAGAVIYFVHGSGYTMCSPRTHRRLTSWLSSLTGLPVFCADYRLAPRYRFPTAANDVRAGWDWLLQTCGLPAERIVVVADSAGGHLSVDMLLQPEVAAQPPAALVLFSPLIDLTFALSTARERIRPDPAVRAATAARVVGLYHAGIDPTHHRLALNVTGGPALPPTLIQVGGAEMLEGDARQLAADIQAAGGRCELQVWPDQVHVFQSLPRLTADAAKAMAYAARFIGDSLWHAESANTVINEAG comes from the coding sequence ATGACCGACGGCATACCGACCCGCGGATCCTGGCGATCCCGCGGCGCGGTAGCGATCAGCGCGCTCACGCTGCCGCGGATCACCGGGCTGCTGCAGCCGGAGCGAGCGTGGGGGGTCTGGATGGCGCGCCAGATCATCGCCCGGCTCATGGGCACACTCGGGCCGTCGTTGGCGGGTACTCGCGTCGAACAGGTCAACTCCGTGCTGTCCGATGGCCAGCGCGTCGTCGGGGAATGGGTGTACGGGCCGCGCCGCCGCGCAACCAACACCCGACGCACTGCCGGGGCGGTGATCTACTTCGTGCACGGCAGCGGCTACACCATGTGCTCACCCCGAACGCATCGACGGTTGACGTCTTGGCTGTCGTCGCTGACCGGGCTGCCGGTGTTCTGTGCCGACTACCGCCTCGCGCCGCGTTACCGGTTTCCCACCGCAGCCAATGACGTGCGGGCAGGCTGGGACTGGTTGCTGCAAACGTGCGGCTTGCCAGCGGAACGCATTGTGGTCGTTGCTGATTCGGCAGGCGGACATCTGTCGGTGGATATGCTGCTGCAACCCGAGGTCGCAGCACAGCCTCCGGCGGCACTGGTGTTGTTTTCGCCGTTGATCGACCTCACGTTCGCGTTGTCGACGGCTCGCGAACGGATCCGCCCCGATCCCGCCGTTCGGGCGGCGACCGCCGCCCGCGTGGTCGGCCTCTACCACGCCGGGATCGACCCGACCCACCATCGCCTGGCACTCAACGTCACCGGGGGGCCAGCACTTCCGCCGACACTGATCCAGGTCGGTGGAGCCGAAATGCTGGAGGGCGACGCGCGGCAACTCGCCGCCGATATCCAGGCCGCTGGCGGCCGTTGCGAGTTGCAAGTGTGGCCCGACCAAGTGCACGTATTCCAGTCGCTACCGCGGCTGACAGCCGATGCCGCCAAAGCCATGGCTTATGCGGCGCGTTTTATCGGAGACTCTCTTTGGCATGCCGAGTCCGCTAACACAGTCATTAACGAAGCGGGCTAA
- a CDS encoding acyl-ACP desaturase — protein MSKDLTNLQLLRELEPVVERLLNRHLSMFKEWSPHDYIPWSDGKNYYALGGDNWEPGQSQLSDVAQVAMVQNLLTEDNLPSYHREIAMNFSMDGPWGQWINRWTAEENRHSTALRDYLVVTRAVDPVELEKLRLEQMTRGFSPGQNHQGDVFADSLFDSVMYVSFQELATRVSHRNTGQICNETIADKLLARVSADENLHMIFYRDVSAAGLEIAPNQAMKSVHRILRNFKMPGFTVPEFRRKAVIIAVGGVYDPRIHLNEVVMPVLKKWRIFEREDFTGEAAWMRDDLGLLIKELEQEGEKFDESKQRYLDRQSRRVEKITARNVLKTKGTLTLSGR, from the coding sequence GTGTCCAAGGACTTGACCAACCTGCAGCTACTCCGTGAGCTTGAACCCGTGGTTGAGCGCCTGCTCAACCGACACCTGTCGATGTTCAAAGAATGGAGTCCGCACGACTACATTCCGTGGTCGGACGGCAAGAACTACTACGCCCTCGGCGGAGACAATTGGGAACCCGGGCAGAGCCAGCTCTCTGACGTGGCTCAGGTCGCGATGGTGCAAAACCTGCTGACAGAGGACAATCTGCCGTCGTATCACCGCGAGATCGCGATGAACTTCAGCATGGATGGCCCTTGGGGGCAGTGGATCAACCGGTGGACAGCCGAGGAAAACAGGCACAGTACGGCGCTGCGCGATTACTTGGTGGTGACCCGCGCTGTCGATCCGGTCGAGCTGGAGAAGCTGCGCCTGGAGCAAATGACTAGAGGCTTCAGCCCAGGCCAGAACCACCAGGGCGACGTGTTTGCTGACAGCCTATTCGACTCCGTCATGTACGTTTCATTTCAAGAATTGGCAACCCGGGTGTCGCACCGCAATACGGGACAAATCTGCAACGAGACGATCGCGGACAAACTGCTCGCCAGGGTGTCAGCAGACGAGAACCTGCACATGATCTTCTATCGGGATGTCAGCGCAGCCGGTCTCGAGATTGCGCCTAACCAGGCGATGAAGTCGGTGCACCGGATACTGCGTAACTTCAAAATGCCCGGGTTCACGGTCCCGGAGTTCCGGCGCAAGGCTGTGATCATCGCCGTCGGCGGCGTCTACGATCCGCGGATCCATCTCAACGAGGTAGTCATGCCGGTGCTGAAGAAGTGGCGGATTTTCGAACGCGAAGACTTCACCGGCGAAGCCGCCTGGATGCGCGACGATCTTGGCTTACTGATTAAAGAGCTCGAGCAAGAGGGCGAGAAGTTCGACGAATCCAAGCAGCGCTACCTTGACCGCCAGTCCCGCAGAGTCGAGAAGATCACGGCACGCAACGTGCTCAAAACCAAAGGGACGCTGACGCTTAGCGGACGGTGA
- a CDS encoding sodium-dependent bicarbonate transport family permease: MLQEFCDNFTHNLFKPLLLFFYFGFLIPILKVRFEFPYVIYQGLTMYLLLAIGWHGGEELAKVRPSEVGNIAGFVLLGFVLNFLIGGLAYLLLGRLSSMRRVDVATVAGYYASDSAGTFAACVAVLTAIGMTFNAYMPVMLAVMEIPGCLVALYLVARLRHKGLSQAGYLPGESGYAPPVKVGVGPGTAARPPHGRTLEAQRERGVEQELELSMEKLAHPNWEPDQRTPLEKPKRMPVFSRKLLQEVFLNPGLVLLIGGILIGLISGLQGQKVVQDDDRFFVMAFQGVLCLFLLEMGMTASRKLKDLRSAGFGFILFGLLAPNLFALLGIIVAHSYAYLTHTGFKPGTYVLFAALCGAASYIAVPAVQRLAIPEASPTLPLAASLGLTFSYNVTVGIPLYIEINRMVGHWF; this comes from the coding sequence ATGCTTCAAGAATTTTGCGATAATTTCACCCACAACCTGTTCAAGCCACTCCTGCTGTTCTTTTACTTCGGGTTCTTGATCCCAATCCTGAAGGTACGCTTCGAGTTTCCGTACGTGATCTACCAGGGCTTGACCATGTATCTTTTGCTTGCCATCGGCTGGCACGGAGGCGAAGAGCTAGCCAAGGTCAGGCCTAGCGAGGTCGGCAACATCGCTGGCTTTGTGTTGCTCGGCTTCGTGTTGAACTTCCTGATCGGAGGGCTGGCCTACTTGTTGCTGGGTCGCTTGAGTTCGATGCGGAGAGTCGACGTAGCAACGGTCGCTGGTTATTACGCGTCGGACTCGGCAGGGACCTTTGCCGCGTGCGTGGCCGTGCTGACCGCCATCGGCATGACGTTCAACGCCTACATGCCGGTCATGCTTGCGGTGATGGAGATCCCAGGCTGTCTGGTGGCGCTGTATCTTGTCGCGCGGCTCCGCCACAAGGGTTTGAGCCAAGCCGGATACCTGCCTGGTGAGTCGGGCTACGCCCCGCCGGTCAAGGTGGGGGTCGGGCCGGGCACGGCCGCGCGGCCGCCGCATGGCCGGACTTTGGAGGCCCAGCGCGAACGGGGCGTCGAGCAAGAACTGGAACTCTCGATGGAAAAGCTAGCGCATCCGAACTGGGAGCCCGACCAGCGCACACCCCTGGAGAAACCCAAGAGGATGCCGGTGTTCTCCCGTAAGCTGTTGCAGGAAGTCTTCCTAAACCCTGGACTCGTTCTCCTCATCGGCGGCATCCTCATCGGCCTCATCAGTGGGCTGCAGGGACAAAAGGTCGTTCAAGACGACGACAGATTCTTCGTCATGGCCTTCCAGGGCGTGCTGTGCCTGTTCCTACTCGAGATGGGCATGACGGCGTCCCGGAAGCTAAAAGACCTGCGATCGGCGGGATTCGGCTTCATCTTGTTCGGCCTGTTGGCACCGAATCTCTTTGCGCTGCTTGGGATCATCGTCGCTCATAGCTACGCCTACCTGACCCACACCGGGTTCAAACCGGGAACCTACGTGCTGTTCGCGGCGCTATGTGGAGCGGCGTCCTACATCGCCGTCCCCGCGGTCCAGCGGCTGGCGATCCCCGAGGCCAGCCCGACCCTGCCGTTAGCCGCATCACTGGGTTTGACATTTTCCTACAACGTCACCGTTGGAATCCCGCTGTATATCGAGATCAACCGGATGGTCGGACACTGGTTCTAA
- the hemW gene encoding radical SAM family heme chaperone HemW — MTLLRAPVELPGVQLSAGQPFGVYVHVPFCVTRCGYCDFNTYTPAELGGVNPDAWLAALRTELELAAARLAAPTVNTVFVGGGTPSLLGGERLATLLDMVREHFVLAPDAEVSTEANPESTWPDFFDAIRVAGYTRVSLGMQSVSPRVLAALDRVHSPGRATTAAREAMAAGFEHVNLDLIYGTPGESDDDLVRSVDAAIEAGVDHISAYALVVEDGTALARRIRRGELAAPDDDVQAHRYELVDARLSAAGLSWYEVSNWSRPGGECRHNLGYWNGGQWWGAGPGAHGYVGTTRWWNVKHPNAYAQMLGNAMLPIADFEQLSVDALHTEDVLLKTRLRQGLPLAQLGAAERKRAEDVVADGLLVFEGDSLVLTPRGRLLADAVVRTLLG; from the coding sequence ATGACCCTTCTTCGGGCACCGGTGGAGTTGCCCGGCGTGCAGCTCAGTGCCGGACAGCCATTCGGGGTGTATGTGCATGTCCCCTTCTGTGTGACCCGTTGTGGTTATTGTGATTTCAACACCTACACCCCAGCCGAGCTGGGTGGTGTCAACCCCGACGCTTGGTTGGCGGCACTGCGGACTGAGCTCGAGCTGGCGGCCGCGCGGCTGGCCGCGCCTACGGTGAACACCGTGTTTGTCGGCGGTGGGACGCCCTCGTTATTGGGCGGTGAGCGCCTGGCCACGCTGCTCGACATGGTGCGGGAGCATTTCGTGCTGGCGCCGGATGCCGAGGTGAGCACCGAGGCCAATCCCGAGTCCACCTGGCCGGACTTCTTCGACGCGATCCGCGTGGCTGGTTACACGCGGGTATCTCTCGGCATGCAGTCGGTGTCGCCACGGGTGTTGGCCGCCCTCGACCGGGTGCACTCGCCGGGCCGGGCAACGACCGCGGCTCGCGAGGCGATGGCCGCGGGCTTCGAACACGTCAACCTCGATCTGATCTATGGGACGCCGGGGGAGTCCGATGATGACCTGGTGCGCTCCGTCGACGCTGCGATCGAGGCCGGTGTCGATCACATATCCGCGTATGCCTTGGTGGTCGAGGACGGCACCGCGCTGGCGCGGCGGATCCGGCGCGGTGAGCTGGCTGCTCCCGACGACGACGTGCAGGCGCATCGCTACGAGCTGGTCGACGCGCGCCTGTCCGCCGCCGGGTTGAGCTGGTACGAAGTGTCCAACTGGTCTCGACCAGGCGGTGAATGTCGGCACAACCTCGGCTACTGGAACGGTGGTCAATGGTGGGGCGCAGGACCGGGCGCGCACGGCTACGTCGGCACGACGCGCTGGTGGAATGTCAAGCACCCCAACGCCTATGCTCAGATGCTGGGCAATGCAATGCTTCCCATTGCGGATTTCGAGCAGCTTAGCGTGGATGCTCTGCACACCGAAGACGTACTGTTGAAAACCCGTCTGCGCCAAGGGCTCCCGCTTGCCCAGCTGGGGGCTGCCGAACGCAAACGCGCCGAGGACGTGGTCGCTGACGGTCTGCTGGTATTCGAGGGCGACAGTCTGGTGCTCACCCCGCGCGGACGGCTGCTCGCCGACGCGGTGGTACGCACGCTGCTGGGATAA
- a CDS encoding Ms4527A family Cys-rich leader peptide yields MARRHVDLKRVCSCCCLP; encoded by the coding sequence GTGGCGCGGCGGCATGTCGATCTCAAACGTGTCTGCAGCTGTTGCTGTCTGCCTTGA